The Vibrio echinoideorum genome includes a region encoding these proteins:
- a CDS encoding acyl carrier protein: MTQANQQEVYNQVKDALIELFELDAEDITPEAHLYLDLDLDSIDAVDLVVHLQNVTGKKIKPEEFKAVRTVNDVVESVVELLKDA; the protein is encoded by the coding sequence ATGACACAAGCTAACCAACAAGAAGTATACAACCAGGTTAAAGATGCGCTGATTGAGCTGTTTGAGCTTGATGCTGAAGATATCACTCCTGAAGCACACCTTTATCTCGATCTAGACCTAGACAGCATTGATGCTGTCGATTTGGTCGTTCATCTACAGAACGTAACAGGTAAGAAGATCAAACCTGAAGAGTTCAAAGCAGTACGCACCGTTAATGACGTTGTAGAGTCTGTGGTTGAACTTTTGAAGGACGCATAA
- a CDS encoding glycosyltransferase family 2 protein yields MNSAPAEAAFQQTLKESSYNACFLIPCFNHGATMPAVVSSLLKFELPIIIVDDGSELATKQFLTPLADNPSVTLVTLEQNQGKGGAVKAGIKRAQELGFSHTIQIDADGQHDLDALPALIQASQTKPQRLISGQPVYDDSVPKARLYGRYATHIWVWIETLSLSIKDSMCGFRAYPINQTQTVLNKYDVGSRMDFDIEILVRLYWEGCDIDFIETRVIYPENGVSHFDALWDNVKISWMHTRLFFGMLPRAPKLIARHFKSDSADSLSAAESLSAAKSLPAENSQGSSANSKQVHSKQINSKQKGSEQPHWSRTQERGTVLGIKLLLAVYTLLGRGVFNLILRGVMRYYHLTGKRARNASEQYLFQLQAYAEQQNIELPTELTSYNHLLSFGHTMLDKLAAWKGDFSADNLTIHGQEQFESMVANQQGVLILGSHLGNIELCRALGRRHSNIKINALVFTEHAERFNSVMKAVNPQSDLNLIQVTSMGPDTAILLQQKLEQGEWIVIVGDRTSTSKESRSVWAEFLGKEAPFPQGPFMLASILKAPVFLLFGLRDDTQLKPHFNVYFEHFSDKIELPRKTREQSLQQVVQKYANRLQHYTLKAPLQWYNFFNFWTLSNQHHDEKESK; encoded by the coding sequence GTGAATAGCGCTCCTGCCGAGGCGGCTTTTCAACAAACGCTAAAAGAAAGCAGCTACAACGCTTGCTTCCTAATCCCGTGCTTTAACCACGGTGCCACCATGCCAGCTGTGGTCTCATCACTTCTTAAGTTCGAACTGCCGATTATTATTGTTGATGATGGAAGTGAACTCGCAACCAAACAGTTTTTGACTCCCCTTGCTGATAACCCAAGCGTAACTCTGGTGACACTTGAGCAGAACCAAGGTAAAGGTGGTGCAGTAAAGGCTGGCATCAAGCGAGCGCAAGAGCTCGGCTTTAGCCACACCATCCAAATTGATGCAGACGGCCAACACGACTTAGATGCCCTGCCCGCATTAATCCAAGCTTCACAAACTAAGCCCCAGCGACTTATCTCTGGTCAACCGGTCTATGACGATAGCGTGCCTAAAGCCAGGCTGTACGGACGCTACGCGACACACATCTGGGTATGGATAGAGACCCTATCTCTGTCGATTAAAGACAGCATGTGCGGCTTTAGAGCGTATCCAATAAACCAAACTCAAACAGTGCTCAACAAGTATGATGTCGGCTCAAGAATGGACTTCGATATCGAGATACTGGTTCGCCTGTATTGGGAAGGCTGCGACATCGACTTTATTGAGACGCGAGTTATTTATCCTGAAAATGGTGTTTCTCATTTCGACGCGCTGTGGGATAACGTAAAAATCAGTTGGATGCACACAAGACTGTTCTTCGGCATGCTGCCGAGAGCACCAAAATTGATTGCTCGTCATTTCAAATCAGATTCCGCCGATAGCTTATCTGCTGCCGAGAGTTTATCTGCAGCTAAGAGTTTGCCAGCTGAAAATAGCCAAGGTTCCTCGGCAAATTCAAAACAGGTACATTCAAAACAGATAAATTCAAAACAGAAAGGTTCAGAGCAACCACACTGGTCACGCACTCAAGAACGCGGAACAGTACTTGGCATCAAACTGTTATTGGCCGTTTATACCTTGTTAGGCCGAGGCGTATTTAATCTGATTTTGCGCGGTGTGATGCGTTACTACCATCTAACGGGCAAACGTGCACGAAACGCCTCAGAACAGTACCTATTTCAGCTTCAGGCATACGCTGAGCAACAAAACATTGAGTTGCCGACTGAATTAACCAGCTATAACCACCTGCTCTCATTTGGCCATACAATGCTAGACAAGTTAGCCGCGTGGAAAGGTGATTTCTCAGCCGATAACCTCACCATACATGGTCAAGAGCAATTTGAGAGCATGGTCGCCAACCAACAAGGTGTGCTAATTCTGGGTTCTCACCTTGGCAATATCGAACTGTGCCGAGCTTTGGGTCGCAGACACTCGAACATCAAAATCAATGCGCTGGTTTTCACCGAACACGCTGAGCGTTTTAATTCGGTAATGAAAGCGGTCAACCCGCAGTCTGATTTAAACCTAATCCAAGTGACCTCAATGGGGCCAGATACCGCTATCTTGTTGCAGCAGAAACTGGAACAAGGCGAGTGGATTGTGATTGTGGGCGATAGAACCTCCACCAGCAAAGAAAGTCGCTCGGTATGGGCTGAGTTCTTGGGTAAAGAAGCCCCCTTTCCTCAAGGGCCATTTATGTTAGCCTCTATACTTAAAGCGCCCGTGTTTCTATTGTTTGGTCTACGTGATGACACTCAATTAAAACCGCACTTTAATGTTTATTTCGAGCATTTTAGCGACAAGATCGAGCTACCAAGAAAGACTCGCGAACAATCTTTACAGCAAGTCGTGCAAAAATACGCAAACCGACTTCAGCACTACACACTGAAAGCACCGCTTCAGTGGTACAACTTTTTTAACTTTTGGACATTGAGCAACCAGCACCATGACGAAAAAGAATCCAAATAG
- a CDS encoding phosphopantetheine-binding protein — protein sequence METLHNELKQLIIDALNLEDMSIDEIETEAPLFGDGLGLDSIDALELGLAIKKKYNIIIDADDSNTRQHFASVENLANYISSQTNN from the coding sequence GTGGAAACATTACACAACGAACTGAAACAACTAATCATCGACGCGTTAAACCTTGAAGATATGAGCATTGATGAAATTGAAACAGAAGCTCCACTATTTGGTGATGGACTTGGACTAGATTCTATCGATGCACTTGAGCTTGGTCTTGCTATCAAGAAAAAGTACAACATTATCATCGATGCCGACGATTCAAACACTCGCCAGCACTTTGCCTCGGTTGAAAACCTAGCGAATTACATCTCATCTCAAACGAACAACTAG
- a CDS encoding LolA family protein, translating into MSLFKHGRKQISIALLGLASVMASSFVIANESTATVGSVSDLQTVLSANNIVRGEFTQTRNMEMFAQPLTSQGAFLLDKSNGLLWTQATPFPVSLVLTDNKLSQRFADQPAKIITDQENPMAFYFSHIFLAVFHGDTQKLQEQFSLSFEPATEQSSDESANESTEGTSWTLTLKPKSAPMNAVFEAITLQGNNDIERIELKEIRGDSTVIEFSQLSHQPEVLSDAEAQQFQL; encoded by the coding sequence ATGAGTCTGTTTAAACACGGACGTAAGCAAATCAGCATCGCACTACTAGGGCTTGCCTCTGTGATGGCGAGTAGCTTTGTTATTGCTAATGAAAGTACAGCTACGGTTGGCTCTGTTTCAGATCTTCAAACAGTATTAAGTGCAAACAACATCGTGCGTGGAGAGTTTACTCAAACACGCAATATGGAAATGTTCGCTCAGCCTTTAACATCACAAGGTGCTTTCCTGTTAGACAAATCGAATGGTTTACTTTGGACACAAGCGACACCCTTCCCTGTGAGCTTGGTGCTAACCGACAACAAACTGAGCCAAAGGTTTGCTGATCAACCAGCTAAGATCATCACCGACCAAGAAAACCCAATGGCGTTTTATTTCAGCCATATATTCCTAGCGGTGTTCCACGGTGATACTCAAAAACTCCAAGAGCAGTTCTCACTGTCATTTGAACCTGCGACTGAGCAAAGCTCAGATGAAAGTGCAAATGAAAGCACAGAGGGTACGTCATGGACGCTCACTCTAAAGCCCAAAAGTGCGCCAATGAATGCGGTATTTGAAGCCATCACACTACAAGGTAACAACGATATTGAACGCATTGAGCTGAAAGAGATTCGTGGAGACAGCACAGTGATCGAATTTAGCCAGCTAAGCCATCAACCGGAAGTATTATCAGATGCTGAAGCGCAACAATTCCAACTCTAG
- a CDS encoding AMP-binding protein — translation MTQTVSYTSLSALLSQNRSPDSIVCFDDNSEITWQTFNDDLSRLVDLLSSSPFQRVAICTQDSYLFSVAFLACTVTNKHIILPGNYQPCALAELSEHFDCLLVDDSIGEVEVSDVRNIQNLLDSNTEPKQPLIGNLTTIDLAEIHLTLFTSGSSGTPKAINKTLEHLDIETAQLDKNWDKLLKGNRVHSTVSHQHLYGLLFRILWPLCSGVPFARNNLEYPEQILSHANKQSVLISSPALLKRLKHETKSAQLAAVFSSGGPLPTESAHQSRSLLGHLPIEVFGSTETGGIAFRQQESAQTPWQLFDCLEASLNSENCIKLLSPYIDKNNWYQTADECEMVSDNQFILKGRTDRVIKIEEKRVSLVEVEKRLEQLPWITECVVIPFEEPERLILASVLVLSEEGQATLATMSKGKFWLMLRSELRKWLEPIAIPRKYRIVDEIPLNSQGKRLTSHIEQLIKS, via the coding sequence ATGACCCAAACCGTCTCTTACACTTCCTTGTCTGCGCTTCTCAGCCAGAACAGATCGCCAGATTCTATTGTCTGCTTTGACGACAATAGCGAGATTACGTGGCAAACATTTAACGACGACTTATCTCGACTCGTAGACCTTTTATCTTCATCCCCTTTTCAACGAGTCGCGATTTGTACCCAAGACAGCTACCTATTTTCTGTGGCCTTTTTGGCATGTACGGTAACCAACAAACACATCATCTTACCAGGTAACTATCAACCTTGTGCACTTGCCGAGTTGAGTGAACACTTTGACTGCCTGTTAGTTGATGACTCTATTGGTGAAGTTGAGGTTAGTGATGTTCGCAATATCCAAAATTTATTGGACTCAAACACGGAGCCAAAACAACCTCTAATCGGTAACCTTACGACCATTGATTTGGCTGAAATCCACTTGACCCTGTTTACTTCAGGTTCAAGTGGTACGCCGAAGGCAATCAATAAAACACTAGAACATCTAGATATAGAAACTGCTCAGCTAGATAAGAACTGGGACAAATTACTCAAGGGTAATCGAGTTCACAGTACGGTTTCACATCAACATCTCTATGGTTTGCTGTTTAGAATCTTATGGCCACTCTGTTCTGGTGTTCCATTTGCTCGAAACAACCTTGAGTACCCTGAGCAGATCCTGTCTCACGCTAACAAACAGAGTGTGCTGATCAGCAGCCCTGCGCTACTCAAACGATTAAAACACGAGACAAAGTCTGCACAGCTAGCTGCTGTGTTCTCTTCCGGTGGCCCTTTACCCACCGAATCGGCTCACCAGTCACGAAGCCTGCTTGGTCATCTACCTATCGAGGTGTTTGGCAGCACAGAAACCGGTGGCATCGCATTTCGTCAGCAAGAGAGCGCTCAAACGCCTTGGCAACTTTTTGACTGTCTTGAGGCTAGTCTCAACAGTGAGAATTGCATTAAGTTATTGTCGCCGTACATCGACAAAAACAACTGGTATCAAACCGCCGATGAGTGCGAAATGGTTTCGGATAATCAATTTATATTGAAAGGCCGAACCGACCGAGTGATCAAGATAGAAGAGAAACGAGTATCACTGGTAGAAGTGGAAAAACGATTAGAACAACTACCCTGGATAACCGAATGTGTCGTCATTCCGTTTGAAGAACCTGAGCGCTTAATCTTAGCTTCTGTTTTAGTATTATCAGAGGAAGGCCAAGCAACTCTCGCCACCATGAGTAAAGGTAAATTCTGGTTGATGCTGCGTTCAGAACTTAGAAAGTGGTTAGAACCGATCGCTATCCCAAGAAAGTATCGTATTGTTGACGAGATTCCACTCAACAGCCAAGGTAAGCGATTAACGTCTCACATCGAACAGCTAATAAAATCATAG
- a CDS encoding DUF3261 domain-containing protein — MKNTIQITLGVVLGLLLSACSMVSQQPTGASVSIDNDTELALPLPSELGYSFTASQLINATWQNETQQLPVQVEVTPDKVVLAGFSSWGTRILSLQYQNQVIDTQVLSGLGATLPQPEQVLFNLMLTLWPVEAWTQPLESIGWHLVDTENSRTVFDDNQQAIIRIDYQADSGSDKTRGDIVFTHLTQGYTITIQTLNSTIVDNPSKS; from the coding sequence ATGAAAAATACAATACAGATAACGCTGGGCGTTGTATTGGGTTTACTACTCAGTGCCTGTTCAATGGTTTCTCAGCAGCCGACTGGCGCAAGTGTGTCTATCGATAATGACACCGAATTAGCCTTACCTTTGCCTTCTGAGCTTGGATACTCATTTACGGCGAGCCAGTTGATTAACGCGACCTGGCAAAACGAGACTCAACAACTTCCTGTCCAAGTTGAAGTGACACCAGATAAAGTGGTGTTAGCTGGTTTTTCATCTTGGGGTACTCGAATTTTGTCACTGCAGTACCAAAACCAAGTGATTGATACACAGGTTTTATCTGGCCTTGGGGCGACCCTGCCGCAACCCGAACAGGTGCTATTTAATTTAATGCTGACCCTATGGCCAGTTGAAGCGTGGACTCAACCTTTAGAAAGTATCGGCTGGCACTTGGTCGACACAGAAAACAGCCGCACAGTGTTTGACGATAACCAACAGGCAATCATTCGAATTGATTACCAAGCGGATTCCGGATCTGACAAAACTCGCGGCGATATTGTTTTCACGCATTTGACCCAAGGCTATACCATCACTATACAAACGTTGAACTCAACGATTGTCGACAACCCAAGTAAGAGCTGA
- a CDS encoding ApeI family dehydratase — MDKRKPNVIDVDTAEKESTLTLQITGDITDFKGHFKSFPILPGVTQIDWALHYAVQELGVPGYFKGMEVIKFQEPILPDSTIVLSLKWEADKDKLIFSYTSNNGEQTHSSGKMKLGEKSE; from the coding sequence ATGGATAAGAGAAAACCAAACGTCATTGATGTTGACACTGCAGAGAAAGAATCGACCCTGACACTCCAAATTACTGGAGACATCACCGATTTTAAGGGGCACTTCAAGAGCTTTCCTATTCTTCCTGGCGTTACACAGATTGATTGGGCACTTCACTACGCAGTTCAAGAGCTAGGTGTCCCTGGTTACTTTAAAGGCATGGAAGTCATCAAGTTCCAAGAGCCGATCCTACCTGACTCCACCATTGTACTGTCACTTAAATGGGAAGCCGATAAAGATAAATTAATCTTCAGTTACACATCGAACAACGGCGAACAAACCCACTCATCAGGAAAAATGAAGCTGGGAGAGAAAAGTGAATAG
- a CDS encoding HAL/PAL/TAL family ammonia-lyase, giving the protein MTKKNPNSITFGAERLTIEDVVAISQGAKASMNSSDEFTSKIDRGVAFLERLLKEEGVIYGVTTGYGDSCTVAIPPNLVDELPLHLTRFHGCGLGEILSHEQARAVLATRLCSLSQGVSGVTHDLLNQIVTLINQDISPRIPQEGSVGASGDLTPLSYLAATLIGERDVIYKGEVRPTSDVYKELGINPIKLKPKEGLALMNGTSVMTALACIAYKRAEYLTQLSTKITAMVSVGMQGNDFHFDEALFAVKPHPGQQQIAAWLRDDLQAERPPRNSDRLQDRYSLRCAPHVIGVVQDSLPWLRQMIENELNSANDNPIIDGDNERVLHGGHFYGGHIAMAMDTLKTAVANLADLLDRQMAQLMDYKFNNGLPFNLTGAEGERKPINHGFKAVQIGVSAWTAEALKHTMPASVFSRSTECHNQDKVSMGTIAARDCLRVLELTEQVAAASLLAGTQALELRKRHNELDEHHMSENLKHIRDEVLKEFEFIVEDRPLEGDLRHFIARIQSQHWSLYS; this is encoded by the coding sequence ATGACGAAAAAGAATCCAAATAGCATCACTTTTGGTGCCGAACGCCTCACTATCGAGGACGTTGTCGCTATCTCACAAGGCGCAAAAGCCTCGATGAACTCAAGTGACGAGTTCACATCAAAAATCGACCGCGGTGTTGCTTTCTTAGAACGCCTTCTAAAAGAAGAAGGCGTAATCTATGGCGTAACAACGGGTTACGGTGACTCATGTACCGTTGCGATCCCGCCGAACCTTGTCGATGAATTACCACTGCATCTAACGCGTTTTCACGGCTGTGGTTTAGGCGAAATTTTGTCTCACGAGCAAGCGCGCGCAGTGTTAGCAACGCGTCTTTGTTCGTTGTCACAAGGTGTGTCTGGTGTGACTCACGATCTGCTCAACCAAATCGTTACCCTGATCAACCAAGATATCTCACCGCGTATTCCTCAAGAAGGCTCTGTCGGCGCCAGTGGCGATCTAACGCCTTTGTCTTATTTGGCAGCAACGCTAATTGGCGAGCGCGATGTTATCTATAAAGGCGAAGTTCGCCCAACCAGTGATGTCTACAAAGAACTAGGCATTAACCCTATCAAGCTTAAGCCCAAAGAAGGCCTAGCGTTGATGAATGGCACGTCAGTGATGACAGCCTTAGCCTGTATCGCCTACAAACGCGCTGAATACCTAACTCAACTGTCGACTAAGATCACGGCAATGGTGTCTGTGGGTATGCAAGGTAATGACTTCCACTTCGATGAAGCGCTGTTTGCAGTGAAGCCTCACCCTGGTCAACAACAAATTGCAGCGTGGTTACGCGACGACCTTCAAGCAGAACGCCCACCTCGCAACAGTGACCGACTGCAAGATCGTTACTCATTGCGTTGTGCTCCACATGTTATCGGTGTCGTTCAAGACTCTCTGCCTTGGCTTCGCCAAATGATTGAGAATGAGCTCAACAGCGCCAACGATAACCCAATTATCGATGGTGATAATGAACGCGTACTGCATGGTGGACACTTCTACGGCGGCCATATTGCCATGGCGATGGATACGTTAAAAACAGCAGTAGCCAACCTTGCGGATCTGCTTGATCGCCAAATGGCACAGTTGATGGATTACAAGTTCAACAACGGACTGCCATTTAACCTAACAGGCGCAGAAGGCGAGCGTAAGCCAATCAACCACGGCTTCAAGGCAGTACAGATCGGTGTTTCGGCTTGGACGGCAGAAGCACTAAAACACACCATGCCAGCAAGCGTGTTCTCTCGTTCTACTGAATGTCACAACCAAGATAAAGTCAGCATGGGTACCATTGCTGCTCGTGATTGTTTACGCGTTTTAGAGCTAACGGAACAAGTGGCAGCAGCATCACTTCTGGCGGGTACACAAGCACTTGAACTTCGTAAACGTCACAATGAGCTTGATGAGCACCACATGAGTGAAAACCTAAAGCACATTCGCGACGAAGTACTCAAAGAGTTTGAGTTTATTGTTGAAGATCGACCGCTTGAAGGCGATCTACGCCACTTCATTGCTCGTATTCAAAGTCAGCACTGGTCACTTTACTCATAG
- a CDS encoding COG4648 family protein: protein MRPLLTLLSAIILFTYPIAVYFGINKFGLQTVGIVLAVIFAVRIFSGGQAKIKELKHLAWISGSAGIVLLALGLTFKQHGWLTYYPVIVNVCMLAVFTSSLWQPQTIIERLARLQEPELPQSGVDYTRKVTKVWCLFFVINGSIALYTCFQPLEIWTLYNGLLSYLFAGLLFAGEWVVRQRIRQS, encoded by the coding sequence ATGCGTCCTCTGCTGACTTTACTGTCGGCAATCATACTTTTCACTTATCCAATAGCGGTTTACTTTGGAATCAACAAGTTTGGTCTACAAACCGTTGGTATCGTCTTGGCCGTTATCTTTGCTGTCCGCATTTTCTCTGGCGGGCAGGCTAAAATAAAAGAGCTAAAACACTTAGCTTGGATCAGCGGAAGTGCCGGAATTGTTCTGCTAGCACTAGGATTAACCTTCAAGCAACATGGTTGGTTAACCTATTACCCCGTCATCGTTAATGTTTGTATGTTGGCTGTATTTACTTCAAGCCTATGGCAACCTCAAACGATTATCGAGCGCCTTGCTCGTCTCCAAGAACCTGAACTTCCGCAAAGTGGCGTTGATTACACGCGAAAAGTCACCAAGGTTTGGTGTCTGTTCTTCGTTATCAATGGCTCAATCGCGCTTTACACTTGCTTCCAACCACTTGAAATCTGGACCTTATACAATGGCCTACTCAGCTATTTGTTTGCCGGGTTACTCTTTGCGGGTGAGTGGGTAGTTAGACAACGCATTCGTCAGAGTTAA
- a CDS encoding MMPL family transporter, translating to MLKRNNSNSSLALIWLVVVVLFSGLLIKQFAFSSSVPIESNIMKLLPENQQDPMVEQAFQQISNSMSEQVVFIISGSDIEHATAATNAFEKALNQRAFSSQPTLFKHVQGKINASTQSQWSDFYFRHRAQLLTVQQKETLVHSPESRAQHVIQSLYNPFSGVTAAELTLDPFLLFRDYISAVGTRSSNFSLKEGYLTAQSQAQSHILVTATLAGSPYSLAIQEQLPALDALERDIEKQFDVKVQHTGVVFYANYGTQSAKSEISTIGLGSLAGVILLVWLTFRSALPLALSLLSISTGLLVALASTVAIFGKIHLFSLVFGASLIGVSIDYSFHFLTDRLAAGSKWQSKKGLQHILIAISLGLITSLIGYLGLLVAPFPGLQQLALFSSIGLIAAYASVVCWYPALAAKPSQERPLPLAKLWHSWLSVWSKPKFRIGLPLTVTVVSLMSLSQIRYDDDIRQLQAMPEQLKQQEQAITEISGLGSGQNMLLVTAKSNQALLKKLALITSELDSLIEKRSISGYRSVNQHLPSEHEQNENYLLVKQLYANQSSTLQTTLGWSSFPELPNYEPITVDGFLASPVSEPIRPLWLRPIDGQAASVILIKDVTDSELFSQWLGSDFAQQQDVKFLNKADEISSLFAEYRVKITELLLIALAAIGMVLGWRYGVKQSLLMLLPSLIAGIAGLAITGVLGSTLNLFNLLGLILILGIGIDYTLFFAEQKKSLSTLLAITLSGLTTLLSFGLLSLSQTHAIHSFGVTVLTGIFVAWLLSPLAINTEKAARKPKPHEAFR from the coding sequence ATGCTGAAGCGCAACAATTCCAACTCTAGCCTTGCCCTTATTTGGCTTGTTGTCGTGGTGCTATTTAGCGGACTGTTAATCAAACAGTTCGCTTTTTCTTCTTCAGTACCGATTGAAAGCAACATTATGAAATTGCTGCCAGAAAACCAGCAAGATCCTATGGTAGAACAAGCCTTTCAACAGATTTCCAACTCGATGAGTGAGCAAGTCGTCTTCATAATAAGTGGCTCTGATATCGAACATGCCACCGCTGCCACTAATGCTTTTGAAAAAGCCCTCAACCAAAGAGCGTTCTCCAGTCAGCCAACTCTTTTTAAGCACGTGCAAGGCAAAATCAACGCCAGCACTCAAAGCCAATGGAGCGATTTCTATTTTCGTCATCGGGCTCAACTGTTGACCGTTCAACAAAAAGAAACACTGGTACACTCGCCCGAATCTCGCGCTCAACATGTAATTCAGTCGTTATACAATCCATTTTCAGGCGTCACTGCAGCCGAACTGACACTCGATCCTTTTTTGTTATTTCGAGACTACATCAGCGCCGTTGGTACTCGTTCGAGTAACTTTAGCCTTAAAGAGGGCTACCTAACGGCGCAATCGCAAGCTCAGTCACACATTTTGGTTACCGCAACCTTGGCTGGCTCTCCCTATAGCTTGGCTATTCAAGAGCAACTTCCGGCACTTGACGCTTTAGAGCGAGACATAGAGAAGCAATTTGACGTCAAAGTTCAGCATACTGGCGTGGTTTTCTACGCTAATTACGGCACTCAAAGTGCAAAATCTGAGATCAGCACCATTGGTTTAGGATCGTTAGCTGGCGTTATTCTGTTGGTGTGGCTGACATTTCGTAGCGCCCTACCACTTGCTTTATCACTACTTTCAATCAGTACTGGATTACTGGTTGCACTCGCGAGCACCGTCGCTATCTTCGGCAAAATTCACTTGTTCAGCTTAGTGTTCGGCGCCAGTTTGATCGGCGTATCAATCGATTACTCTTTTCACTTCCTTACCGATCGCTTAGCGGCAGGAAGTAAATGGCAAAGTAAAAAAGGGTTGCAGCATATCCTTATTGCGATCAGTTTAGGGCTTATTACTAGCTTGATTGGCTATCTAGGCTTACTTGTTGCACCTTTCCCAGGCTTACAACAACTTGCTTTGTTCTCGTCAATTGGACTCATTGCAGCTTACGCCAGTGTAGTGTGTTGGTACCCCGCTTTAGCGGCGAAACCAAGTCAGGAACGTCCACTCCCCCTAGCGAAGCTTTGGCATAGTTGGTTGAGTGTATGGAGCAAGCCAAAATTCAGAATAGGCTTACCGTTAACGGTGACTGTCGTTAGCCTAATGTCACTCAGTCAAATTCGTTACGACGACGATATACGCCAACTTCAGGCAATGCCAGAGCAACTCAAACAGCAAGAGCAAGCCATCACTGAGATTTCAGGATTAGGCAGTGGTCAAAATATGCTGTTGGTGACTGCGAAAAGTAATCAAGCATTACTGAAAAAATTGGCATTGATCACCTCTGAATTAGATTCATTGATCGAGAAGCGAAGCATCTCAGGATATCGCAGCGTCAATCAACACCTGCCAAGTGAACATGAGCAAAATGAAAACTATCTGCTAGTGAAACAGCTCTACGCTAATCAGAGCTCAACATTACAAACCACATTAGGTTGGTCGAGTTTCCCTGAGCTTCCTAACTATGAACCAATAACAGTTGATGGTTTTTTAGCATCACCAGTATCAGAACCCATTCGTCCTCTTTGGTTGAGGCCGATAGATGGACAAGCTGCGTCTGTTATTTTAATCAAAGATGTCACTGACTCAGAGCTGTTCTCTCAATGGCTTGGTTCAGATTTTGCTCAGCAACAAGATGTTAAGTTCCTCAATAAGGCCGATGAAATATCGTCGCTTTTTGCTGAATACAGAGTCAAGATCACCGAACTATTATTAATAGCATTGGCAGCCATTGGAATGGTTTTAGGTTGGCGCTATGGCGTAAAACAAAGCCTGTTGATGCTGTTACCGTCTTTAATTGCGGGAATCGCAGGGCTAGCGATCACCGGCGTTTTAGGTTCGACCTTAAACCTATTTAACTTATTGGGTCTGATTCTGATTCTAGGGATTGGCATCGACTACACCCTTTTCTTTGCTGAGCAGAAGAAATCACTGAGCACCTTGTTAGCCATTACCTTGTCTGGCCTCACGACGCTGCTTTCATTTGGTTTACTGTCACTAAGTCAGACTCATGCCATTCATAGCTTCGGTGTTACCGTCTTAACGGGTATTTTTGTGGCGTGGTTGCTTTCTCCACTCGCAATCAATACAGAGAAAGCCGCAAGAAAACCAAAACCTCATGAGGCTTTTAGATGA
- a CDS encoding acyl-CoA thioesterase, which yields MSEILHPLQSEVTLITSFQDADPMGVIYHGNYFRFFEEVRRIMMDKIEYNYHEMKDSGYMWPIIDTRVKYIKAIPFNHQIKVSAKLTEWENRLRVDYEIHDANTGARMTRAHTMQVAVTIEEQEMCFASPKIFTDKIDHWHQFGCLPQSNTTQSNNPLSDQSQATNTQQQVKHESV from the coding sequence ATGTCTGAAATCCTTCATCCATTACAATCTGAGGTAACTCTAATTACCTCATTCCAAGATGCCGACCCGATGGGCGTGATCTATCACGGCAACTACTTCCGGTTTTTTGAAGAAGTAAGGCGCATCATGATGGATAAGATTGAGTACAACTATCATGAGATGAAGGATTCCGGCTACATGTGGCCGATCATCGACACGCGTGTAAAGTACATTAAAGCGATCCCTTTTAATCATCAGATCAAGGTATCAGCTAAGCTGACCGAGTGGGAAAATCGCTTGCGTGTTGACTACGAGATTCACGATGCCAACACTGGAGCTCGTATGACGCGAGCTCATACCATGCAGGTTGCGGTGACCATTGAAGAACAAGAAATGTGTTTTGCTTCGCCGAAAATATTTACCGATAAAATCGATCATTGGCACCAATTTGGCTGTTTGCCACAATCAAACACCACTCAATCAAATAATCCGCTATCCGATCAATCTCAAGCAACTAACACACAGCAGCAGGTGAAACATGAGTCTGTTTAA